A window of Haliscomenobacter hydrossis DSM 1100 contains these coding sequences:
- a CDS encoding PorP/SprF family type IX secretion system membrane protein, with protein MRKLFTLVLGACWGLAGLHAQQSAQYTLHMLSPYYWNSGAAAIDQDLSLTASVRQQWGGLPGAPMSQFALLQVPLPQFRAAFGVKFENDELGAQRNSNLMATYNYQLELGSGILGLGASAGFTQYGLDGSQLRTPGGAYQDILINHNDDILSAGAMSGLAPTFDLGAYYQSEKWSFGVAMRNLTSASIQLSEFELQTTRTVFFNGQTSFPLGTSFLIQPSVLVRTDLTQIQTDVGLLIRYNDNIFGGASFRGYNSNSIDALGLIAGAKLNEKLSIAYAYDLVLSPLREVSNGSHELMVHYRIQQGTKSRKPKIIYNPRLL; from the coding sequence ATGCGTAAACTTTTCACCCTCGTTTTAGGGGCCTGTTGGGGACTTGCTGGCCTCCATGCGCAACAATCCGCGCAGTACACCCTGCACATGTTGAGTCCATATTATTGGAACTCAGGTGCAGCCGCCATCGATCAGGACTTGAGTTTGACCGCCAGCGTGCGGCAGCAATGGGGTGGATTGCCCGGGGCACCCATGTCGCAGTTTGCACTTTTGCAGGTTCCATTGCCCCAATTCCGGGCAGCATTTGGTGTGAAATTTGAAAATGATGAGTTAGGCGCCCAACGCAACAGCAACCTGATGGCAACGTACAACTACCAACTGGAACTGGGCTCGGGCATCCTGGGTTTGGGTGCTTCAGCCGGTTTTACCCAGTACGGACTGGATGGTTCGCAGTTGCGTACACCGGGGGGAGCCTATCAGGATATCCTGATCAACCACAATGACGACATTCTTTCGGCGGGTGCAATGAGTGGACTGGCCCCAACTTTTGACCTTGGAGCCTATTACCAAAGCGAAAAATGGAGTTTTGGAGTAGCCATGCGCAACCTCACCTCTGCGTCAATTCAATTGAGTGAATTTGAACTTCAGACTACCCGAACTGTTTTTTTTAACGGACAAACCTCTTTTCCCTTGGGAACCAGCTTCTTGATTCAACCCTCCGTTTTGGTACGTACAGATTTAACTCAAATACAAACGGATGTAGGTTTGTTAATTCGATATAATGACAATATCTTTGGCGGCGCATCGTTTAGAGGGTATAATTCCAATAGCATTGATGCCCTTGGTTTGATCGCAGGAGCAAAGCTCAATGAGAAGTTAAGTATAGCCTATGCTTATGATCTCGTTTTGTCCCCGCTGCGCGAAGTGAGCAACGGATCGCACGAGCTAATGGTGCATTACCGCATACAACAGGGTACTAAGAGTCGGAAACCGAAAATTATCTACAACCCTCGTTTATTGTAA